One genomic window of Salvia miltiorrhiza cultivar Shanhuang (shh) chromosome 4, IMPLAD_Smil_shh, whole genome shotgun sequence includes the following:
- the LOC131021065 gene encoding pentatricopeptide repeat-containing protein At1g09900, which translates to MELSVPHQQFCSFRKIRHHKDKGFGCCKSPSGSGSGQIFPVKKQGYRKQRRWVLAVSSAVDTCCNNNGRLNVERSHSFEEFENNNYLRRLVRNGELEQGFKHLEKMVSHGDIPDIIPCTSLIRGFCRSGRTQKATRVLDILEQSGAVPDVITYNVLISGYCKSGEISSALKVLERMSVAPDVVTYNTILRSLCDSGKLKQAMEVLDQQLRKECYPDVITYTILIEATCKESGVGQAMKLLDEMRNKGCKPDVVTFNVLINGICKEGRLEEAINFLNNMSSYGCQPNVITHNIILRSMCSLGRWMDAEKLLAEMLRKGCAPSVVTFNILINFLCRKGHLGRAIDMLEKMPKYGCIPNSLSYNPLLHGFCKEKKMERAIEYLEIMVSRGCYPDIVTYNTLLTALCKDGKVDVAVEILNQLSSKGCSPVLITYNTVIDGLAKMGKTERAMQLLSEMRQRGLKPDIITYSSLVGGLSREGKVEKAISFFKELQGLGIRPNAITYNSIMLGLCKARQTDRAIDFLVHMVSKGCKPTESTYTILIQGIAYQGFTNEALELLNELCSRGAVKKTSAQQVVVKF; encoded by the coding sequence ATGGAGTTAAGTGTTCCCCACCAACAGTTTTGCTCCTTTCGGAAAATTAGACACCATAAAGATAAGGGCTTTGGGTGTTGTAAGTCTCCCTCGGGCTCCGGCTCAGGCCAAATATTTCCGGTGAAGAAGCAAGGGTATAGGAAGCAGAGGCGGTGGGTTTTAGCTGTTTCTTCTGCGGTTGACACCTGCTGCAACAACAACGGCAGATTGAATGTGGAAAGAAGCCATAGTTTTGAGGAATTCGAGAACAATAACTATCTCCGGAGGTTGGTTAGAAATGGGGAGCTGGAACAAGGGTTTAAGCATCTGGAGAAGATGGTCTCCCATGGCGACATTCCCGATATCATCCCATGTACCAGTTTGATTCGCGGGTTTTGCAGGAGTGGCAGGACTCAGAAGGCCACGAGGGTTTTGGATATCCTCGAGCAGTCGGGAGCTGTGCCTGATGTTATCACCTACAATGTCTTGATCAGTGGGTACTGTAAGTCCGGGGAGATCAGTAGCGCCTTGAAGGTGTTGGAGCGGATGAGCGTTGCCCCCGATGTCGTCACTTACAACACCATCCTGCGTAGTTTGTGCGACAGTGGCAAGTTGAAGCAGGCCATGGAGGTTCTTGATCAGCAGCTGCGCAAGGAATGCTACCCCGATGTCATAACTTACACCATCCTCATCGAAGCCACCTGCAAGGAAAGTGGCGTCGGTCAGGCTATGAAACTCCTCGATGAAATGAGGAACAAAGGTTGCAAGCCCGATGTAGTCACTTTCAATGTACTCATCAATGGGATTTGCAAGGAAGGGAGACTCGAGGAAGCCATCAACTTCTTGAATAACATGTCTTCTTACGGCTGCCAGCCCAATGTAATCACGCATAACATTATTCTTCGCAGTATGTGCAGCCTAGGCAGGTGGATGGATGCTGAGAAACTGCTAGCTGAGATGCTGAGGAAAGGCTGTGCCCCTAGTGTTGTCACCTTCAATATCTTGATTAATTTCTTATGTAGGAAGGGCCACCTCGGGCGAGCTATTGATATGTTAGAGAAGATGCCTAAATATGGCTGCATCCCCAACTCCCTGAGTTATAATCCATTGCTCCATGGATTCTGTAAAGAGAAAAAGATGGAGAGGGCTATTGAGTATCTTGAGATAATGGTCTCACGTGGTTGTTATCCGGATATTGTGACATACAATACTCTGCTGACTGCTCTGTGCAAGGATGGCAAGGTTGATGTTGCAGTGGAGATACTTAATCAGCTAAGTAGCAAAGGCTGTTCACCTGTTCTCATCACCTACAACACTGTGATTGACGGGCTTGCCAAAATGGGGAAGACTGAGCGCGCTATGCAGTTGTTGTCTGAGATGCGGCAAAGAGGTTTGAAACCTGATATAATCACCTACTCTTCACTTGTAGGAGGGCTTAGCAGAGAAGGGAAGGTTGAGAAAGCTATCAGCTTCTTCAAAGAATTGCAAGGTTTGGGAATCAGACCAAATGCAATCACCTACAACTCCATCATGCTAGGTCTTTGTAAGGCTCGCCAAACAGATCGTGCAATTGACTTCCTCGTGCATATGGTGTCCAAGGGCTGCAAGCCTACTGAGTCTACTTACACCATTCTCATCCAAGGTATAGCTTATCAAGGTTTCACGAATGAGGCTTTAGAGTTGCTGAACGAGCTTTGCTCTCGAGGGGCTGTCAAGAAAACTTCTGCTCAACAGGTGGTGGTCAAGTTCTAG